The genomic stretch TCGGTCGCCCGGTGaatcaaaaatcgatcaacaAAAGTAATCAATCCAAGAAAACTCTTTACTTCCGAACAATTGACAGGTGTTCGAAATTTTTTGATAGCGCTTAACTTTTCCTGCTCGATTTGCCAGCCATTAGGTGTCAACACAAATCCCAAGAACTGGACTGTTTGGCTACTCAATACGCATTTCGCTTCGTTGATTTTAGCACCGTGCCGCGGCCAGATTCACATCGTGCTCTTCCTTGGTCTTACCATACACCAAAATATCGTCCAGGTAAATTCTAACGCCTTTGCATCCTCCCAATATTTTTCGTTGTAATACTTCCTGGAAGATATCTGGTGCATTGCACAACCCAAACGGTAACCGTACACAGCGAAACATACCGAACTTGGTGAGAAAGTTTGTTAGATGCCGGCTATTTTCGTGAAGTTCGATATGGTAGAAGGCATTTGTTAAGTCTATCGTGGAAAACCACTTACATCCTTCCAATTCCACGAGGATTTTCCGAGTGTAGGCATCGCAAAGGGTGTTCTACGAATGAATTGATTTGGCCCACGAAGGTCTATTACTAAACGAAAGTCTTCTTTCCCTTTGGGAATGACTAACATCGACGAGCAAAACGACACGTCCATTTCGTCTTCCACTCGTTCGATAATGTTGAGGGAAACTTACTGTTATAATCTTTGCTTCATAAAAAATTTTACTCCAATTAATCCACAACAAAATTACTCCAATtacaaattttgagtaataatgactcattttaaagacgcctagtgttcagttttgagtatttgtggagttactcaatttaagagttgttccactttttacgaaaatgcgccaaaagttactcattttagagttattatttacgagcgtgcagATTTTCTGACCACGACATAGAAAttatacagaatacagaattcacacagaattttgatttataatacaggggtggcattgcgcagctcaattcgaacgattttcgctattttcgagtatgtcacatactgccagttatgctatGCTTAAAagaagctgtcattgtcattagtcctgcggctcatctaacccgcagagtcgaaaaaaatacgaaaaacgaaacataacgccctccagcgatcatttagttttgttcgagttgctcgaaacgaaatgcgcaatgtcaccccagatttgtacagaatttcAGCAATCGAATTTTTTAAGTTTCGGTTTAAAATTGTGATGTTTCAAAATATGTTCGAACTAAAGAACTGCTACCTCTGCCTCACAAACCTTTCATCCGAACATCAGTCCTCAGTTTTCCGAATGCGTTTCCCACATAGGGGGGGACGGGTGACGTTTAATTGCTTGTACATTTGTTAttgctgctgtttttcaagttgcaaaaccaaCCGTCCAGACAGGacgaggaaaattttttctaagtctaaatcacacCCTCAGCCCGTTTCCGCATCACAtttttcgcattctcgaaaaaatcacatacattgcctactttacaaCTTAAATAATATTCTATTGTTGTTTGAAGGATTGCCATTTGCAATACTAAAGCAACCGATCGGACAAGGTTTGTAGTTCACGCTTCTcgatccggattgcatccaagttgcgatcTCTTGAACAAACCTGaggctgatcgcaactgtctcgtggattacCTTATCCACAGTACGCAgtgttgttttattattatttgttttagaattattttgtgtgagagaaaaagagagcaatatttttgctttgttttctCGGTATTCACAAGCAGTCTGACTGTTCCGAATAAGAATTTTTATAGGTGCGAACGAGCTTTAAAATCTGTTTCCTCGTTCAAAGTGGAATATTTGCAGCTGATTGTATTTATATTGTATATGCCTTGACGACAACCAACGCTCTTCTTTTGCCGACAATCCGGCCGGCATTTAGCTAAGCGGGGAATtgcttttctttgatttcttctgGACATCCAACATTTGGCTAagtggggaaacttttgaacaAGAATACCTTTCGATTGCTTTCATAGAAAAATAAAACCCGGCTATAGACAGGAGTTTTCTTTCAAGAATTTTACCCAACTTTTTACGGTTTCAGGCGAGGTTTAAGGTTGGATTTCAAGCCCAGTAACCCCAAACCCAAGCACCTGCAGGCACACAAACAAGATACAGacaaatacagattttttttacgggTACATACAGATTatccaaaataaaatctggcagctctggtGCGAAGAGCGCAATAATCGAGTCAAAGtttcttatgtcgttttcgttttcgcggtgtagctacactttttccgtgctatactttgcagcttcaaataaaacattttcagtgtcattgcattggtatgcgtaatacagtaactgttcgctaactgggtgctgtttaactgggctgctttttaactgggcgttcgctaactgggctatagcccggttaaaaagcagatgaacgtcaaaaatcagcgtttggcatgttgctgtcaaaacgagataggggcacatgaatagtaaattgagattgattttttcagttcaatggattcTGGTTGTCATCACACATGCGATCCACTAGATATTCATCTATTTGTTTCCAGGTCAAATgaatgttttatgaaaacaacatgtttccaggcaacggttagtgcaaataaagcacacgcaatgctaaagcaggtattacacgaagcaaatatttgctatttttggtacggattttattttgtgcaaataaaattggtaccaaaaataacaaatattcgcttcgtctaatacctgcttaacaatttattttttctcattatctgttcatcaatcaggatttttagtgtatttgtttaaaACGTTTTACAATTTTCGCTGAGAGTTTTGCCTAGCGCCATTacatcgaaatccccctcgatatttgacgacatttgaaatgtcagcccagttagcgagcgacattcgttaactgggctaggccctcagcccagttagctAACGAACAGtgtaatgggatagctgtcaattcgttttgttttggtcattatcgcattcgtcattttgtctcgtttccatttcatatgtccaacTCGTAAATgtgatgagaaaaaatttacctgattTTGCATTTACatatatgtaataaaaaaacaaaccttATTAAATCATTAGTGTATCTTCTGGCTTAGCAGCTTCATTAAAAACCGCAGCAATACGGTTCACTGttaaggcccaaacacaatgggtacatttgcgttgcgttgacgttaatttgacaaaaaatgtatgggctaactgtcaaattgccgcaaacgcagcagcaacgtatccattgtgtttagtcCTTTACCCGGAAACTGTGACTTGAGGTTTTAAATAGTACACATGCCAAAAAATCCATAACCATTCTCATATCTGGAGGAactctaaagcctgtagtacactctttgtctaatggtcaaatatttgaccttctgacataaggGTCAAatatatttgacatcatggttgttgtttgcccgtgtttgccccatgttaaaattggagagtgacaaataattatctttgaccaaatttctatctgtcaaaaagtgacaaatatttgacgctcggtcaaactactgtactacaggcttaatacacaaataaaaaacacttttttcaaacaacaattCAACACGTTTTTCCAAACAACAACTTATATTTAGCGAAACGTTTTTAAACGTTTTCAATACCACTcaaaaaaaagagtaaagcagaaaattatgacaatctgagtaactgttactcagtttGGTAAACGAAACTTACTCAATTTTGACGTTATGATAGACAATGTAAAACTGAGTTAAAGTtgctcaatttagagtaaaattaaagGAGCGTGTAAAAACCTGTAGAGTGTGAGTGaattttactcaattttaggaTTTCTCATTTCTATGTATACACATCGAAACGTCATTACGTTGATCTTGAACAAGTGAGTTTAGTAGTGCGGctgttgaaaattaaaaagccgcgtaattcgtgaaaaaacctgaaaaaaatctaaagaaaAGTTTCAATATATTGTTATTTGAGTTGTTTGCTTTACGATGGCTACTCCAGCACCGGAAGGGATAGATGTCACGGTAAGATGCATAGTCTAGCTCGcatattgtttgtttttatctGTCGCAAGGTTATGTTTACAAATATTTGTCTTTGAACAGGATCTAAAATTTAAACTCCAGAGTAAAGTGCTAATTTTCAAAGGCAATGGCAATGTTAGCGATAATTGCAACTTGCTCGCATCAGCAAGTGTTTACGGTTTGATTTTTGCTGGAACGACAGAAACGCAGCTAAAAGGTAATCACTTTTGTCAACGCAAAACTAAGCTGACGCAAATTTATTTTACAGTTCTGCAGCTTAAGGATATCACTGGAGAACGGGTTTTTGATACTCCTGTTCCACTACGAACTGTTCCGTTGCCCAGTGAACCATTCCAGATTTCAATAAGTAGTGATAACGGGTTTTTAGCAATCGATGTAATAAGTAACGGTGTTCCGTTCATTTACATCTATTCAGTCCCCTCTTTTCTCACTGCTTCCGTTGTTAAACTTCATGAAATAAGAACGTCTCCTGAAGTAGGGGTCAGAAGTACTCAAATACTATGGAATCCAGTAATTCATAACATGTTTTCAGTACGTACTGACAACAGCGCACTTTCCGTGTATACACTAAAGGAACCAACAGGAATAGAATTTCATTCACTGGATAAAAATGAAGGAGCTACTTGTGCTTGTTGGAGCCCAAAAGGAAAACAGTTAGTGGTTGGTTTTCTCAATGGAAAGCTGATGCAATTCAAGCCGGATCTAAAAGTTGCTAGAACTATTATTTGTCCAACTGAAGTCTTGGGAGGTGCGTTCGATGTGATCGCGTTACAGTGGTTATCAACTTATCAGTTTGCCGCTGTATTTTTGCCACACGCAGAAGATAGTGTCCCATCATTGTTCATCGTAAATGCGCCTAAACTAGGAAACCCTGTTTTTATCAATTATGACGATATTTGTTACAGTCAAAGTGTACCTCGTAAAGGTCAAGTGTTCTTGCAACACATTATGCAGTGGAATATTTTGCTGATGGCTTCTGCAAACAGTATGGAGGTTGGAATTTTAGGAACAACAGAAACCGGAGAAACACCAACGTGGTATCAATGGACAACAACCGATGAAGCTCGAGCAGAGCTCCCTCTTTCATCAGATAAACAGGAAACATTTCCTGTTGGGTTAGCTTTGGAGACGGGTTGTACGCATGAAGTTACCATCGGAGAACAAACGTTTCCCGTTATGCCAATGATTCACATGTTATCTACATATGGGTTTCTGGTATCATTCAATGTTCTCAATACCACTCCAAATGTTCCGAATATCTGTTCGCCTCCAAAACCTATTGTTGATACATCAGGAAAGTTTGACAAAGTTGACATTAACAAACAATCTATCGTACTTGCTCCGACTGCACCACACTCACAACCTTCTGATATATCATTTGTTCTTCCCGCTGGAGCAACGTCTACACCAGctgtattgaaaacaaaatcattCTTCAGTCCCAGCGAAACAAAGACATCTGCAAATCTTTTTGGAGCTACAGCATCTGCTGTGGCTCCAACAGCAGTTCTACCTTCTTTCGGAAAACAAATTACTTTCGGTGGAGCTCCGGCCGTAGAAGCGAAAAGCAGTGCTATTGGAAGTATTCCTCCATCATTTGGAGTGCCACCGCAAAGTTTCACGATGCCTCAAACCCAATCTTCTCTGCTGAAAACATCCCTCAATCAATTGCAAAAACCTTCAGAAGCTTCAAAACCACTCATAACCGTCCCTCCAATTTACACACCACCTCCTGTAGATAGTGAAAATTCTGGTTCTACTCAATCCGGAGGTATGTCACAGCAAGCTCAACAGAAACCCGCTTACAAAAAGCCAGAAGCTTCGGAcgataacaattttataatacaGTCGATGATAGAAGAAGAAATGCATAAATTTGAAGCAGAGCTTACAAATCTGAAATATCGTTGTAAATCATTGTCCACCTCCGTAGGCTCTAAGGATGATTCAGCTGCTATAGTGAAAAATCTCAAAGAATTGCAGGATCTAAGCGTTCAAGCTACAGAAAGTACTGACTCACTTACTTCGGATGTACAAGCTCTTCGTTTAAGTTTAAATGAGGCGTTTGCGATGGTAGCAGAAGCCAACAGTAAGAATTCCATCTATAAGCACCCTAGTCCAAATCAATTTCAAGAAACACATGCTATGTCCCAGTCGAGTCGGCGACAACTTGCCAGTCTTCAAAACCAGTTAACTACAAACAGCAACCAATTACAGATCGTGAATAAACAAGTCGATGCTCAATGGTCAAGTTTCCAAGAAGCGAGCAAGGTGAATTCGAAACGTCGAATGCATGTTCCTAGTTTAGAGGTACTGTATCAGACGCTTTCTAAGCAACAAGAAATTCTTAACCGACAACGGGAAAAACTAAGCTATATTAAGGGACGACTCGGTATGCGTGAGAGCATTCGGGGACTTGAAAAAGGACACCGAAAAGATTTGCCTTTCGCGGGGGAAAGTGGAACACCTGTTATTGATTCTTTAACTGATTCTATTATTTCTATGACACTCGCCGACAAAGTACGTGAAGACGCTCGACATTTGACCGAGCCTAAAATGAGTGCCCTCAGAACTATGCTCAGAAATAGAAGAATCGTTATCATAAAACCTGGAAGACCGGATCGTGTAGGTCTCAGTTCCGAGGTTGTGAGGGAACGGCGAAACGAAGTACGTCGTGTAAATTTGGAAAAGGTTAAATTGAAACCAGAAACTGTTTCGGTGCTTCCACCGACGGTAGCCGCGCATGATAGCAGTGAAAAGTCCAAACTGAAAACAAAACAATGCCAGCAATCAACTGATTCAGTAAAATTCATGCCTGTATCTAACTCAGAAACGTCCAAGGTTTTTGAATTACCCAAAGCTACGGCACTGCCATCCTTTACACCCAAGCCATCAGCGGGGACATCGGTTACCAATCGCCCGGTTGCGCCTTCGCCCACAATGGCTGGAGCATTCAGTTTTGCACCTCCAGCGTCGGCAACAGTAGTGCCAGTTGCACCATCAACGATATCGAGCAAAGTTGCGCCGGTAATGTTCAATCCTCCGATAACTGCTAGTGGTAGCGTAGCGCCTGTTTTTAGTTTCGGACAAACGTCTACGGTAAGTTTATCTATATTTATTTGTGTCTGTAATACTTGTAATCGAATAGCTGTGTACTTTTAATGAAGGATGAGTGTGTGTGAAGTTTATGGCTACTACATATATGTGATTGTCTAAAAGTATTTTCTTGCAGTGTAGTATTAGAAAAGatgtatatttttaaaaattcatatatTTTCGTTTTACAGAACTTCGGTATGCCAGCTCATTCTAAAGAGGATACAACAAATAAAGAATCGTTGCTGTTCGGTAACACAACGATAAAGCATATTCAAGCACCATTCGAAGCAATAAATAATACAGCAATTGCGAAACCGGAGCCAGACTCGTCAAAATCAGCTACGCTTGCTAATTTACCTAACACCACTATTCAAGCAATTGTCAAAGTGGATGAATCATCGGCAGAACCGGATTCTGTTGCCAAACCCGTATTAACTTTTGGATCGACTTTCAATAAGCCGTCAACGTTTTCCTTCGGATCCACTATTAGCGGTCCACTTAGCTTTGGCTCACCTCAATTGGTGGCACAAGGAACGACATCAATCACTCCTGTTTTAAATCTTACTAAAGCAAAAGAGGAAGAcacaaagaaagaaagaaaggttACAGAAGAGTTGAATAAGGACGTTCCATCAAAACCCAGTAACGGATCCGAAcaagtaggagctgcagctgctTTTCCCGCTCTAACAAGCCTCTTAAAAAAAGTTGAACCATCTGTAATGGAAACAACTAAAACTTCTTTAAGTTCGTTTGGTACCACCATTACGAAAACTACAGTTTCCAATAATCCCAACGCCGCGATTACTACATCCTCTAGTAACATTGGGCTTTTTGGAAGCATCAAAAATTCTATAGCTCCAACTTCTATAGAGGATTCAGCTTCTACGATTTCTAATGCATCGAGTacgacaacaacaacagcagcaacagtagTATCATCTACAAGCAATACGCCTAGTGTATTTGGATCTTTAAAACTACCAACAATTACAAGTTCTGCTGGAGGATTTACTTTTGGGGGCTTTGGTTCTATAACGAAACCTGCTGATTTATCCACTAAATCGGATCCTCCGAAATCTGAACCAGTTTTCGTGTCCAGTACAGGCACCTCCAGTTTTGCTTCCATCCCTACTACTACTGCAGCAATCACAACTCTTAAAACATCAACGGTAGCTACAACTAGTCCTGCAACTACTTCAAGTTTTTCGTTTGGATCTGTGTTATCACCTATTGCAGTGTCTGCATCTCCAAAGGAGTCATCTGTTTCTGTATCGAATACAGCTAGTATGCAGACGACTGGCACGGACTCCTCCGCAaatctttttggatcatttAATATTTGCTCGCCTACAGTAGCAGCCACTGCAAAACCGCAATCGTCTAATATTTTTGGTAGTGCAGCTTTCTCCGTCCCTAAAACTGAAACCAGCAATATTTTTGGAGAAAATGCTTCCTCTGTTGCTGTGAACACACCATTCGGTGCCACTCCTGCTGAAGTGCCCAAGTCGGTTAGCAATATGTTTGGTGCAGTTTCTATTGCTGCGACAACTAGCAGCGAGACCAGCGGATTGTTTGGATCGGTTGCAACAACCAGCACCAGCGGATTGATCTTCGGAGCTAGTTCAACAACCTCGAGTTCTCCGTTCAGTGCCACGGCAGCTCCAACGAATACCTTGTTCGGGTCAGTCGCTTCAACTGAAGGACTCACTGGTGCAACTCAAGGTAATATTTCTAAGCAGTAACAGCTACCGAtaaaataactttaaaaattacttttgaaaaattcaaaacaaatgaTAGGATAGAGTTTATAAATAGTTATGCATACATCCTTAGAATAGGTACATatttaattttgcttttttattgttctattagaaaacaaaccaaaactttTAAGAGATCCTACATACATAGACTTTGTAGTTTGGGTCATTGCTGGCAATTTTTATGTGATCAAAGCTATTCGTCTgtgatatttaaaaaatcatttctccTTCACAGGTTCCGTTTTTGGTAGTGCAACAAATACGCAGTCAGTGGCAAGCCCCTTCGGAGCAACTGCAGCACCGACAGCTACTACATCTTCCGGAATATTTGGAAGCAGTGCTGCTGTGTCCAGTAGCAGTCCATTTGGTTCAATAGTAGCAAGTCCAGCAGCAGGCGGATCCATGTTTGGATCATCATCGTTCAGTACTGGCAATGCTCAAAGTACGGGGAATATTTTTGGCAGCGCTGCCGCGGCAGGTTCTGGTTTCGGTTCATCTGCTTTTGGACAACCTAGCTCCCCTCAATCGGGTCAATCCATTTTCGGAGGATCTACCTCAACTCCTTTCGGCAGCAGCAGGTAAGCTCTGGATCAATTTTTTATCTTGCTTCACTATTCAAAGGTAACTCATCATCTCTCActattagttttgttggatctCCCGGTGGTGCATTCAGTCAACCTTCTAGTGGAAGTGTAGCTCAGGCTGGTTTTGGCTCTTCGACTCCATCTGCTTTCAATAAACC from Wyeomyia smithii strain HCP4-BCI-WySm-NY-G18 chromosome 3, ASM2978416v1, whole genome shotgun sequence encodes the following:
- the LOC129726701 gene encoding nuclear pore complex protein Nup214 — protein: MATPAPEGIDVTDLKFKLQSKVLIFKGNGNVSDNCNLLASASVYGLIFAGTTETQLKVLQLKDITGERVFDTPVPLRTVPLPSEPFQISISSDNGFLAIDVISNGVPFIYIYSVPSFLTASVVKLHEIRTSPEVGVRSTQILWNPVIHNMFSVRTDNSALSVYTLKEPTGIEFHSLDKNEGATCACWSPKGKQLVVGFLNGKLMQFKPDLKVARTIICPTEVLGGAFDVIALQWLSTYQFAAVFLPHAEDSVPSLFIVNAPKLGNPVFINYDDICYSQSVPRKGQVFLQHIMQWNILLMASANSMEVGILGTTETGETPTWYQWTTTDEARAELPLSSDKQETFPVGLALETGCTHEVTIGEQTFPVMPMIHMLSTYGFLVSFNVLNTTPNVPNICSPPKPIVDTSGKFDKVDINKQSIVLAPTAPHSQPSDISFVLPAGATSTPAVLKTKSFFSPSETKTSANLFGATASAVAPTAVLPSFGKQITFGGAPAVEAKSSAIGSIPPSFGVPPQSFTMPQTQSSLLKTSLNQLQKPSEASKPLITVPPIYTPPPVDSENSGSTQSGGMSQQAQQKPAYKKPEASDDNNFIIQSMIEEEMHKFEAELTNLKYRCKSLSTSVGSKDDSAAIVKNLKELQDLSVQATESTDSLTSDVQALRLSLNEAFAMVAEANSKNSIYKHPSPNQFQETHAMSQSSRRQLASLQNQLTTNSNQLQIVNKQVDAQWSSFQEASKVNSKRRMHVPSLEVLYQTLSKQQEILNRQREKLSYIKGRLGMRESIRGLEKGHRKDLPFAGESGTPVIDSLTDSIISMTLADKVREDARHLTEPKMSALRTMLRNRRIVIIKPGRPDRVGLSSEVVRERRNEVRRVNLEKVKLKPETVSVLPPTVAAHDSSEKSKLKTKQCQQSTDSVKFMPVSNSETSKVFELPKATALPSFTPKPSAGTSVTNRPVAPSPTMAGAFSFAPPASATVVPVAPSTISSKVAPVMFNPPITASGSVAPVFSFGQTSTNFGMPAHSKEDTTNKESLLFGNTTIKHIQAPFEAINNTAIAKPEPDSSKSATLANLPNTTIQAIVKVDESSAEPDSVAKPVLTFGSTFNKPSTFSFGSTISGPLSFGSPQLVAQGTTSITPVLNLTKAKEEDTKKERKVTEELNKDVPSKPSNGSEQVGAAAAFPALTSLLKKVEPSVMETTKTSLSSFGTTITKTTVSNNPNAAITTSSSNIGLFGSIKNSIAPTSIEDSASTISNASSTTTTTAATVVSSTSNTPSVFGSLKLPTITSSAGGFTFGGFGSITKPADLSTKSDPPKSEPVFVSSTGTSSFASIPTTTAAITTLKTSTVATTSPATTSSFSFGSVLSPIAVSASPKESSVSVSNTASMQTTGTDSSANLFGSFNICSPTVAATAKPQSSNIFGSAAFSVPKTETSNIFGENASSVAVNTPFGATPAEVPKSVSNMFGAVSIAATTSSETSGLFGSVATTSTSGLIFGASSTTSSSPFSATAAPTNTLFGSVASTEGLTGATQGSVFGSATNTQSVASPFGATAAPTATTSSGIFGSSAAVSSSSPFGSIVASPAAGGSMFGSSSFSTGNAQSTGNIFGSAAAAGSGFGSSAFGQPSSPQSGQSIFGGSTSTPFGSSSFVGSPGGAFSQPSSGSVAQAGFGSSTPSAFNKPTFGGGATFGNSPAFGGAPTFGGAPTFGSPPAFGSKPAFGTSTVGFGQASLSPSTQSNNLFEQLGSSSSGISFGNLAQQQSQKSPQFGGSSFSSWRS